One Pyrococcus furiosus DSM 3638 genomic region harbors:
- a CDS encoding sulfide/dihydroorotate dehydrogenase-like FAD/NAD-binding protein — protein sequence MFKILRKERLAPGINLFEIESPRIAKHAKPGQFVMIRLHEKGERIPLTIADVDISKGSITIVAQEVGKTTRELGTYEAGDYILDVLGPLGKPSHIDYFGTVVMIGGGVGVAEIYPVAKAMKEKGNYVISILGFRTKDLVFWEDKLRSVSDEVIVTTNDGSYGMKGFTTHALQKLIEEGRKIDLVHAVGPAIMMKAVAELTKPYGIKTVASLNPIMVDGTGMCGACRVTVGGEVKFACVDGPEFDAHLVDWDQLMNRLAYYRDLEKISLEKWERERRMV from the coding sequence ATGTTCAAAATTTTAAGAAAAGAGAGGCTTGCTCCAGGAATTAATTTGTTTGAAATAGAATCTCCAAGGATAGCAAAGCATGCAAAACCTGGACAATTCGTAATGATTAGGTTGCATGAAAAAGGGGAAAGAATACCCTTGACAATTGCCGACGTTGACATAAGTAAAGGTTCAATTACAATTGTCGCACAAGAAGTTGGAAAAACAACCCGTGAGCTAGGAACTTATGAAGCGGGAGACTATATACTCGATGTTCTAGGCCCCCTGGGAAAACCAAGTCATATTGACTACTTTGGAACTGTGGTTATGATAGGGGGTGGTGTTGGAGTAGCTGAGATATATCCTGTAGCAAAAGCTATGAAAGAAAAGGGAAATTATGTAATCTCAATACTTGGTTTCAGGACTAAAGACTTAGTTTTCTGGGAAGATAAACTAAGATCAGTCAGCGATGAGGTTATAGTGACTACAAATGACGGTAGTTACGGAATGAAAGGATTCACAACCCACGCCCTTCAGAAGCTCATAGAAGAAGGGAGGAAGATAGACCTAGTTCATGCGGTTGGCCCGGCAATAATGATGAAGGCAGTTGCAGAGCTCACAAAGCCCTACGGAATAAAGACAGTTGCAAGCCTAAACCCGATCATGGTTGATGGGACTGGGATGTGTGGGGCTTGTAGGGTTACAGTTGGTGGTGAAGTCAAATTCGCATGCGTAGACGGCCCAGAATTCGACGCACACCTTGTCGACTGGGACCAATTGATGAATAGACTTGCTTATTATAGAGATCTGGAAAAGATAAGCCTTGAAAAATGGGAAAGGGAAAGGAGGATGGTCTAA
- the shyB gene encoding NAD(P)-dependent hydrogenase/sulfhydrogenase 2 subunit beta, with amino-acid sequence MRYVKLHSEYFPEFFNRLKEVGRVYGPVRHNSTYRFEEVNSIDELSLDYTRTILPPKKFFIRPRDAMFKIQKNEVTEVDGDGKFVLFGVHSCDIHGIKILDKVYLSNPPDPYYERRRKNAFIVGISCMPDEYCFCKSLGTDFAMDGFDIFLHELPDGWLVRVGSVKGHEFVWENQDIFDDVTEEDLRNFKEFEEKRAKAFKKSLNKEGLADILDLAFTSKVWKKYAEKCLGCGNCTIVCPTCRCYEVCDTWVRAYEALRMRRYDSCFMPTHGLVAGGHNFRPTRLDRFRHRYYCKNYFDPEAGFNCVGCGRCDEFCPARIEHVKVLDEVREGLI; translated from the coding sequence TTGAGATATGTAAAGCTACATTCTGAATATTTCCCAGAATTCTTTAACAGGCTAAAAGAGGTTGGCAGGGTCTATGGGCCTGTTAGACATAATTCAACTTATAGATTTGAAGAAGTAAACAGCATTGACGAGCTAAGTCTTGACTATACGAGAACAATACTTCCCCCAAAGAAGTTCTTCATAAGGCCAAGGGATGCTATGTTCAAAATTCAGAAAAATGAAGTTACTGAAGTTGATGGGGATGGAAAGTTTGTCCTCTTTGGTGTTCATTCCTGCGATATTCACGGTATAAAGATCCTCGACAAAGTCTATCTCTCAAATCCGCCAGACCCATACTACGAAAGAAGGAGAAAAAATGCCTTTATCGTGGGAATAAGCTGCATGCCCGATGAATACTGCTTTTGCAAGAGCCTTGGAACAGATTTTGCAATGGATGGGTTTGACATCTTTCTCCATGAATTGCCCGATGGATGGCTCGTTAGGGTTGGGAGTGTAAAGGGTCACGAGTTCGTATGGGAGAATCAAGATATTTTTGACGATGTGACTGAAGAAGACCTAAGAAACTTTAAGGAGTTTGAAGAGAAAAGAGCCAAGGCATTCAAGAAGTCCTTAAACAAGGAAGGACTTGCAGATATTCTTGACTTGGCGTTTACAAGTAAGGTATGGAAGAAATATGCTGAAAAATGCTTGGGCTGTGGGAATTGTACCATTGTTTGCCCCACCTGTAGGTGCTACGAAGTTTGTGACACCTGGGTAAGGGCTTATGAGGCCCTGAGAATGAGGAGGTACGATTCTTGCTTTATGCCCACCCACGGCCTAGTTGCTGGGGGTCATAACTTTAGGCCCACGAGGCTTGACAGATTTAGGCATAGATACTACTGCAAGAACTACTTTGATCCTGAGGCAGGCTTCAATTGCGTTGGCTGTGGAAGGTGTGATGAGTTCTGTCCGGCTAGAATAGAGCACGTTAAGGTTCTCGACGAGGTTAGGGAGGGGTTGATATGA